The genomic stretch GGCCTATCGGGCAAAACTGGTGCAGCAGCTCACCAAAACCGGAAAGGAGCTTGAACAGTACAACCCCGGGCTGCTTGAAAAAATTGCTGCAAGTTATGACCTCTCCGGCCATCTCCTCATCGCCTCGCTCTATCAGGAGAGAGCGGATCCGCTCACGATAAGCGTAAAAAACATATTTGATACGGATAATCCGGAGAGCGAAGTGACCATTACCCTCAAAGCGGCGCTTTCTCTGCGCGAAAATGCCGAAGAGTATTTTGCCAAGGCATCAAAAACGAGAGGGAAACTCAACACATTGCAGGCCCGGCATGCCACTACTCTGCTGAAAAAAAGAGAGCTGGAAGCACTGCTTGCCGAAACCGAAGCGGTCACGACACCCAAAGAGGCCCGCAGGTTTATTGAGAATCATGGCGGAAGCGGGAAAAAAGCCGGCGGTCGCCAGGTAAAAGGGGGCGAAAGCCATCTGCCGTTCAGAAGTGTTCAGATCTCCCCCTCCATAACGCTCCTGATCGGCAAAAATGCCCTGAACAATGAGCTGCTGACCTTCAGCCACAGCAGACCGGACGACATCTGGCTCCATGCCCGGGGGGCTGCCGGATCTCACTGTCTGTTGAAAGGGGCATCGCTTCACCACAAGGCTGAAATCAGAAAAGCCGCCGGGATAGCCGCATGGTACTCCGCAGCCAAACACTCAAAACTTGTTCCGGTGATCTACACCCTGAAAAAATATGTCCGTCGGGGAAAGAGACTTGCACCCGGACAGGTGATCGTTGAACGCGAAGATGTGGTGATGGTTCGTCCGGAAAAGGATGAACAGACAAATTAAGAGCGACGCAATTATGGGCGCCTCTATTTATTGTCGTGAGAAGCCCGAGGACAAGGCGGATGGAGCACAGAAACCGGAGTGTACACGTAGTACATAAGGATTTCGAGCACCACCCAACGCAGTAATCGGGTTTCGGAATAAATAAATAGAGGTGCCCTTGTGATTATCCATTTCTGAAAGGCGATGTATCGGGCTATCTTGATGAAAAAGCGTGCATCTCAACTCAAGCAATGATATAATGGAAACCTATAAACTCGTATTGCCCGAACACCTCAACCACTACGGCTTTCTCTTTGGCGGAAACCTGCTGAAATGGATTGACGAGGTGAGCTACATTACCGTTTCGCTTGACTATCCGGGCTGCAACTTTGTCACCGTCGGTATGGACAAGGTGGAGTTCAAAAAGAGCATAAGGGGTGGCACAATCCTCTGCTTTGTCACGGAAAAAAGCAAAATCGGCCACACCTCGATCGAGTACACCGTGAATGTCTTCAAAAAGAGTATTGATACCGGCGGCAGGGTTCTGGTGTTCAGCACCAACATCACCTTTGTCTGCCTGAATGAGAAGGGGGTCAAAAAGGCGCTCTGCGCCGGAAGTCCACATTGAAAAACATGCTGAAGCGAAGAGCGGCACGCTCTGTTACCGGGTAGTGTTAAAAATCGAGCGGTTCAGAGAGAAAGCAAGCAGAATGCCGATGGCCGAGATGACAATATTACCGAGCCACATTGAGAGCATGGGGTCCAGCAGACCGCGTTCGGCAATGGTCTCGCCTGAAATCATGAGCATCCAGTAAAGCACGAAAAAGAGCAGCGACATGCCTGCACCGACTCCGAACCCGCCACGACGCGCAAGAACGCCGAGAGGTGCTCCAACCAGAACAAAAACAAAACAGGCAAGGGAGAGCGAATATTTCTTGTGATAGGCGGCCATATAACGGTTGTACATACTCCGGTTTGCACTGATACTCTGGCGTTCAGCGTCAAGCGCTGCGAGCTGCCTGTCAACAGAGCCTTCCGCAGAGATCTCCTTTTTGCGGCTCTCGTCCGCACTCCCCCCGGAACCCTTTCCTGCTATCTGACGATTCATGCTCTCAAGCGACAAATTGATGCGCTTTTCAGATGCAGCTATCCTTTTTTGAAATTCGTCGCCAATAGAGAGTAACTCCCTTGCCGAGAGCTCACTGTCTCCGGTACGCATCCGGTTGGCGGAAGTGCGGGCAAATCCAAACCCTGACGACTCAAAGACAAAGCGATACTTTTTGAAACTCAGGTTTCGGTAGACCTGGTGCGCCGGTTGCTTTACCTGATGGATTTCACCGTCAAGGAGCGTCATGACGAGATACTGGAAGTCGCCTGAAAACTCAATCGTTCCCCGCTCTGCTGTCACCATCGTGGTGAAATTCGGTCGGGAGCGATCATAGATCACGACACCCCTGATCTCCTTTGACTGATCATCGGCTTCACGAACAAGAATGGAATAACCATCCACAAGCGTTGAAAAGGCGTTCTCTTTCAGCCCGAACGCCGGTTTCGCCCTGGCGATATCAACCATGAGCGACTTGGCATAGTAGTTCGCCTGGGGAAGGACAATATTGTTGAACCGCTCAACACCGAGAGAGAGCAGAAGAGCGGTACAGAGAACCGGAAACATGAGGCGGTAAAGGGAGATGCCCGAAGCCCTGAGGACCGTCATCTCGGAGTTTGTGGTAAGGGAACCGAATGCCATCACCACCGCAATGAGCACGGCCATGGGAGCTGCAAGCCCTACCATCCAGGCAGACTGGAGGATAATCAGCTCAAGAATCGCGGAGAATGCAATTCCCCTGCCGATAAACCGGTCGGCGAAACTGGCAAAAAACTGGAGGATCAGGACAAACAGAATCGTGATGAATGCAAAAAGGAAGGGCCCGACATGGGATTTCAGGATGTAGCGGTCAATAATTTTCATAACGAGTCTCTTTCACTTCTCTCCGGTTCATCACTGCCGTTGAGAGGCAGGTGAGATAGCCGGAGCATGATCTGCATCAATATAAAATAAAATCCCTTTGATCAGACCGGTTATGAAAAAGTCAACGACCTGCAAAGGCTCGTTTGCTGCCTTCGGCTGAACTAACCCGGAAGAAGCCGTGTTACAACAGTACAAGCACCCTCTGACGCTTCGAATACTTTCCCCCCGTCTCTAAAACATGTAAACAGGAGCGTAATGATGAAAACCAACATCTGGTTAGTCGCAGGAATTGCAGGAATGCTTCTATCAACTCCGTTTGCTGATGCCCGGGCAAAAGTAACAGTAAACGTCGGGATCGGGGTTGGCCAAAACAGGGGCCATCATCACCATCTCCGCTACGTCCATAGAAGAGCCCCTCGCCGTATTGTCATTCGGACACGGCATCATGAGATCAGGCACCATCATCACAACACCCGTACCAGAGTGGACATAAGGCTCTGAGATAGCTCTGGTCAAGGTTCACCGCAGAGAGGGAGTCAACCGGTTGCTCTCCTGCGGTTATCCTGAACAAACCCGATCTGCCGCTGAACATGAAAGCTCCCTGAACGAACACAAGGGGCTACACAACCCGGTAGCGGGTCAGGGCAAAGGAGAAATAGAGGATGCTCGCAAGCATGATGACGTAGGGAAGACCGTCTGAACCAAGCACCTCCATGGCTGAGCCGATCAGGAGAATACCCGCCGTGCCGCCGGAGGCCTCCATAATCGAGTATCCGGCATTGGCTGAAACCAGTTCATCTCCCTCATATTTGTCGCCGATCAGGGCCAGAGAGGTGGAATAAATTGCACCGGTTACCCCTCCCCACAAAAAAAGAAGAATGAACGCCTGATAATTGACATAGATCGCAATCGGCAGGTAGACCGCGCAAATCATAGTCATGAAAGCTGCAATCACAATAACATAGCGCCGGTCTATAAAATCCGATACCCAGGTCAGCGGTGCTTCAAGCAGCAGCGCACCCATCATAAAACAGCTGAGCAGGAGTGCTGACTCGTGTAACGGCAGAGAATTTCTCATACCATAAAGCGTTATAAAGGCACAAACCCCGAAATAGGAGACACCGGCCATTGCGATTGCAAACATCGGCCCCTTGGTATGCATGATACTCTTCCAGATACCAACCCCGCCCTTGATCCTGAAGGATGGCACCATGTAGAGTCCCGCAAGAATAGGCAGCAGTGCCGAAAAACTGAGCAGTGCGGATAACAGAAAAACAAACCGGACGTTCAGGCCGCCTGATGTGGCTGCGGAAATATGACTTCCGGTTATCAAAAGATCCCTGACAGAGGGCATCAACAAAAGCAATATCCATTTGGAATAATCTATCAGGAGAGGACCGAAAGCAAAGCCAAGGGAGATAGAGGTGCTGTAAAGGGCAACCATCAAACCCTTGTTGCTTTTGAATTTCATACCGGCAATCCATGTCTGGAGCAAAATCATAAACATAAAACACCCTATACTGTTCAGAAAAACAGCAAACGTCCAGATATAAATGTTTGAGGTAAAGGCAAGCAGAAAAAGAGAGGGTATACGCAACACGGTAGAGAGCACAAGACCGGCTTTCATATTGACAAACCGGAGAAGAAAAGGAAACGAGAGGCTGATCAACAGAGCGGCGATGGTCTCCAGAGCCATGACCACGCCGATCATGGAGGAGGATGAACCTCTGTCTTGCAGCGTAATAGGTATCATGACAGCGGCCATTCCCCTGGCAACACAGAGAAGGAATGTTGCAAGGACACTCAACAGAAGACAGACTATCGGGGTGGAGGAAGCGGTGTCAACAGCACCTGCCGGATGATCAGAAGGGCTCACTATCATAACTTTTCACCGTCCTTCAGACGCATGTAATCCTCATAAATCCTGTGGCGGCTGTGGTTCATTATTTTCGAGAAGTTCC from Candidatus Chlorobium masyuteum encodes the following:
- a CDS encoding LptF/LptG family permease, which gives rise to MKIIDRYILKSHVGPFLFAFITILFVLILQFFASFADRFIGRGIAFSAILELIILQSAWMVGLAAPMAVLIAVVMAFGSLTTNSEMTVLRASGISLYRLMFPVLCTALLLSLGVERFNNIVLPQANYYAKSLMVDIARAKPAFGLKENAFSTLVDGYSILVREADDQSKEIRGVVIYDRSRPNFTTMVTAERGTIEFSGDFQYLVMTLLDGEIHQVKQPAHQVYRNLSFKKYRFVFESSGFGFARTSANRMRTGDSELSARELLSIGDEFQKRIAASEKRINLSLESMNRQIAGKGSGGSADESRKKEISAEGSVDRQLAALDAERQSISANRSMYNRYMAAYHKKYSLSLACFVFVLVGAPLGVLARRGGFGVGAGMSLLFFVLYWMLMISGETIAERGLLDPMLSMWLGNIVISAIGILLAFSLNRSIFNTTR
- a CDS encoding MFS transporter — protein: MIVSPSDHPAGAVDTASSTPIVCLLLSVLATFLLCVARGMAAVMIPITLQDRGSSSSMIGVVMALETIAALLISLSFPFLLRFVNMKAGLVLSTVLRIPSLFLLAFTSNIYIWTFAVFLNSIGCFMFMILLQTWIAGMKFKSNKGLMVALYSTSISLGFAFGPLLIDYSKWILLLLMPSVRDLLITGSHISAATSGGLNVRFVFLLSALLSFSALLPILAGLYMVPSFRIKGGVGIWKSIMHTKGPMFAIAMAGVSYFGVCAFITLYGMRNSLPLHESALLLSCFMMGALLLEAPLTWVSDFIDRRYVIVIAAFMTMICAVYLPIAIYVNYQAFILLFLWGGVTGAIYSTSLALIGDKYEGDELVSANAGYSIMEASGGTAGILLIGSAMEVLGSDGLPYVIMLASILYFSFALTRYRVV
- a CDS encoding NFACT RNA binding domain-containing protein translates to MHRNYFTLYHAAMELHEKLAGGRVTEICSEHKNELRIGFKTIHDHHMQLVVVTHSPQLSIYTKEGFQHKGKNAATLMSELYGVRVTSVEIASSDRVIRIRLEDHSVLVLQLFHPKSNVFLVRENLVTDAFKHKTDHLGKPYPTEDESPGYLRTLETLALDKVRFISLFNHESGSTPQRLSVILPGFDRTLAVEVMKRADESENPEALFGAFRSLFYELLDPVVQVTEKGNGEPGFTLLHNAPADTGRYDSVLEGLSVYSTRICRYLDTADELKAYRAKLVQQLTKTGKELEQYNPGLLEKIAASYDLSGHLLIASLYQERADPLTISVKNIFDTDNPESEVTITLKAALSLRENAEEYFAKASKTRGKLNTLQARHATTLLKKRELEALLAETEAVTTPKEARRFIENHGGSGKKAGGRQVKGGESHLPFRSVQISPSITLLIGKNALNNELLTFSHSRPDDIWLHARGAAGSHCLLKGASLHHKAEIRKAAGIAAWYSAAKHSKLVPVIYTLKKYVRRGKRLAPGQVIVEREDVVMVRPEKDEQTN
- a CDS encoding acyl-CoA thioesterase — its product is METYKLVLPEHLNHYGFLFGGNLLKWIDEVSYITVSLDYPGCNFVTVGMDKVEFKKSIRGGTILCFVTEKSKIGHTSIEYTVNVFKKSIDTGGRVLVFSTNITFVCLNEKGVKKALCAGSPH